From the genome of Salvelinus sp. IW2-2015 unplaced genomic scaffold, ASM291031v2 Un_scaffold1113, whole genome shotgun sequence, one region includes:
- the LOC112069750 gene encoding complement receptor type 2 isoform X4, with protein MKGMEYRICKDSGWSGEIPTCEEGGEPQVVQAEVTCPAPSVANSVKLSETVSVYRVRDSVTLVCSEGFLLTGAQQLTCGPDGQWQPELPLCLPSVGEITCNAPKEKRERLINGLKPVYRSGDSLSFSCKDLYYLDGSNTVTCGVKGKWTPSLPQCTQIKCPILNITNGSPSIKRRRPGSDVTISCSKGNLLKGSAHIKCSRSGEWMEEIPQCVPEGGEPQVVQAEVTCPAPSVANSVKLSETVSVYRVKDSVTLACSEGFLLTGAQKLTCGPDGQWQPELPLCLPFNDIIESPKPDGRCGVPPYLSNAHLSDCCRAQADFGPGHQVRYSCALGYMRVRGTYYSTCVSGRWTPVTLRCERKSCGSAGEMSFGHFVYTGAEFGDTATGVCNEGYQLVGQNVRNCMNDGWDGRVPVCEAVQCAKLPEVVNGELNGHLEPPYVYSTVIGYRCRVGKLIGTSELYCTKDGTWSAPPPECKDIKCPYPRVQYAQMTRGIRIPLEFGDSVTFVCFRGMVMNGPGTVTCSLDGTWTPALPICQYRYY; from the exons ATGAAGGGGATGGAATACAGAATATGTAAGGACTCTGGCTGGAGTGGAGAGATTCCCACGTGTGAAG AGGGAGGTGAACCACAAGTTGTTCAAGCAGAAGTGACCTGCCCTGCTCCTTCAGTGGCCAACAGTGTGAAGCTGAGTGAGACTGTCTCAGTGTACAGGGTCAGAGACTCAGTGACCTTGGTCTGCTCTGAGGGTTTCCTCCTGACTGGAGCCCAGCAGCTCACCTGTGGACCAGACGGCCAGTGGCAGCCCGAGCTCCCACTTTGTCTGCCCTCTGTCGGAG AGATCACTTGCAATGCCCccaaggaaaagagggagaggttgATCAATGGGTTGAAGCCAGTTTATAGATCTGGAGATTCTTTGTCTTTTTCCTGCAAGGACCTTTATTATTTGGATGGATCAAACACTGTCACATGTGGGGTTAAAGGAAAATGGACTCCTTCTCTTCCACAGTGCACAC AGATTAAGTGCCCTATATTAAACATAACAAATGGTAGCCCATCCATCAAGCGTAGAAGACCTGGATCAGATGTAACCATTTCCTGCTCTAAAGGAAACCTGCTAAAAGGTTCTGCCCACATAAAATGTTCAAGATCTGGGGAATGGATGGAGGAGATTCCACAATGTGTGCCAG AGGGAGGTGAACCACAAGTTGTTCAAGCAGAAGTGACCTGCCCTGCTCCTTCAGTGGCCAACAGTGTGAAGCTGAGTGAGACTGTCTCAGTGTACAGGGTCAAAGACTCAGTGACCTTGGCCTGCTCCGAGGGCTTCCTCCTGACTGGAGCCCAGAAGCTCACCTGTGGACCAGACGGCCAGTGGCAGCCCGAGCTCCCACTTTGTCTGCCCTTTAATGATATAATTGAAAGCCCCAAGCCTGATG GCAGATGTGGAGTGCCACCGTACCTCTCCAACGCACACCTTTCTGACTGCTGTAGAGCACAGGCAGATTTTGGTCCTGGTCACCAGGTCAGGTACAGTTGTGCCTTGGGATACATGAGAGTAagaggcacttactatagtaccTGCGTCAGTGGGAGGTGGACGCCAGTAACTCTGAGATGTGAAC GCAAATCATGTGGATCAGCTGGAGAGATGTCTTTTGGTCATTTCGTCTATACCGGTGCAGAGTTTGGAGATACAGCCACAGGGGTTTGTAATGAAGG GTATCAGCTGGTTGGACAGAATGTAAGAAATTGCATGAATGATGGCTGGGATGGGCGTGTTCCTGTCTGTGAAG CTGTACAGTGTGCTAAACTTCCTGAGGTGGTAAATGGAGAGCTAAATGGCCATTTGGAACCACCTTACGTTTACAGCACTGTAATTGGCTATCGGTGTCGCGTAGGGAAACTGATTGGAACGAGTGAGCTCTACTGTACCAAAGATGGGACATGGAGTGCGCCACCTCCAGAGTGCAAAG ACATTAAATGTCCCTATCCCAGAGTACAATATGCCCAAATGACAAGAGGGATTAGAATTCCACTTGAGTTTGGCGACTCTGTGACATTTGTCTGCTTCAGGGGCATGGTGATGAATGGACCAGGCACTGTCACATGCAGCCTGGACGGGACATGGACTCCTGCCCTTCCCATATGTCAAT ATCGGTATTACTGA
- the LOC112069750 gene encoding complement receptor type 2 isoform X1: MNLVYNVVFFLSLALHSSAQVPSKCGAPSSYPHTQFEDIYMKPKKGIFSHGEKVRYRCAEGYTQNSGIRSIKCQDGKWTQLTMKCEKKNCGSAGELFNGYFHYMGTLLGDKAYALCNEGFTMKGMEYRICKDSGWSGEIPTCEEGGEPQVVQAEVTCPAPSVANSVKLSETVSVYRVRDSVTLVCSEGFLLTGAQQLTCGPDGQWQPELPLCLPSVGEITCNAPKEKRERLINGLKPVYRSGDSLSFSCKDLYYLDGSNTVTCGVKGKWTPSLPQCTQIKCPILNITNGSPSIKRRRPGSDVTISCSKGNLLKGSAHIKCSRSGEWMEEIPQCVPEGGEPQVVQAEVTCPAPSVANSVKLSETVSVYRVKDSVTLACSEGFLLTGAQKLTCGPDGQWQPELPLCLPFNDIIESPKPDGRCGVPPYLSNAHLSDCCRAQADFGPGHQVRYSCALGYMRVRGTYYSTCVSGRWTPVTLRCERKSCGSAGEMSFGHFVYTGAEFGDTATGVCNEGYQLVGQNVRNCMNDGWDGRVPVCEAVQCAKLPEVVNGELNGHLEPPYVYSTVIGYRCRVGKLIGTSELYCTKDGTWSAPPPECKDIKCPYPRVQYAQMTRGIRIPLEFGDSVTFVCFRGMVMNGPGTVTCSLDGTWTPALPICQYRYY; encoded by the exons ATGAATCTGGTTTATAATGTCGTGTTCTTCTTATCACTTGCCCTACATTCCTCAG CTCAAGTTCCATCGAAATGTGGTGCGCCGTCGTCCTATCCACACACGCAATTCGAGGACATATACATGAAACCGAAAAAGGGTATATTCAGCCATGGAGAAAAAGTCCGCTACAGATGCGCCGAGGGCTACACTCAGAACAGTGGCATTCGCTCTATCAAGTGTCAAGATGGAAAATGGACACAGTTAACCATGAAGTGTGAAA AGAAGAACTGTGGATCTGCTGGGGAGTTATTCAATGGATACTTTCATTATATGGGGACTTTGTTGGGGGACAAGGCATATGCACTATGCAATGAGGG GTTTACAATGAAGGGGATGGAATACAGAATATGTAAGGACTCTGGCTGGAGTGGAGAGATTCCCACGTGTGAAG AGGGAGGTGAACCACAAGTTGTTCAAGCAGAAGTGACCTGCCCTGCTCCTTCAGTGGCCAACAGTGTGAAGCTGAGTGAGACTGTCTCAGTGTACAGGGTCAGAGACTCAGTGACCTTGGTCTGCTCTGAGGGTTTCCTCCTGACTGGAGCCCAGCAGCTCACCTGTGGACCAGACGGCCAGTGGCAGCCCGAGCTCCCACTTTGTCTGCCCTCTGTCGGAG AGATCACTTGCAATGCCCccaaggaaaagagggagaggttgATCAATGGGTTGAAGCCAGTTTATAGATCTGGAGATTCTTTGTCTTTTTCCTGCAAGGACCTTTATTATTTGGATGGATCAAACACTGTCACATGTGGGGTTAAAGGAAAATGGACTCCTTCTCTTCCACAGTGCACAC AGATTAAGTGCCCTATATTAAACATAACAAATGGTAGCCCATCCATCAAGCGTAGAAGACCTGGATCAGATGTAACCATTTCCTGCTCTAAAGGAAACCTGCTAAAAGGTTCTGCCCACATAAAATGTTCAAGATCTGGGGAATGGATGGAGGAGATTCCACAATGTGTGCCAG AGGGAGGTGAACCACAAGTTGTTCAAGCAGAAGTGACCTGCCCTGCTCCTTCAGTGGCCAACAGTGTGAAGCTGAGTGAGACTGTCTCAGTGTACAGGGTCAAAGACTCAGTGACCTTGGCCTGCTCCGAGGGCTTCCTCCTGACTGGAGCCCAGAAGCTCACCTGTGGACCAGACGGCCAGTGGCAGCCCGAGCTCCCACTTTGTCTGCCCTTTAATGATATAATTGAAAGCCCCAAGCCTGATG GCAGATGTGGAGTGCCACCGTACCTCTCCAACGCACACCTTTCTGACTGCTGTAGAGCACAGGCAGATTTTGGTCCTGGTCACCAGGTCAGGTACAGTTGTGCCTTGGGATACATGAGAGTAagaggcacttactatagtaccTGCGTCAGTGGGAGGTGGACGCCAGTAACTCTGAGATGTGAAC GCAAATCATGTGGATCAGCTGGAGAGATGTCTTTTGGTCATTTCGTCTATACCGGTGCAGAGTTTGGAGATACAGCCACAGGGGTTTGTAATGAAGG GTATCAGCTGGTTGGACAGAATGTAAGAAATTGCATGAATGATGGCTGGGATGGGCGTGTTCCTGTCTGTGAAG CTGTACAGTGTGCTAAACTTCCTGAGGTGGTAAATGGAGAGCTAAATGGCCATTTGGAACCACCTTACGTTTACAGCACTGTAATTGGCTATCGGTGTCGCGTAGGGAAACTGATTGGAACGAGTGAGCTCTACTGTACCAAAGATGGGACATGGAGTGCGCCACCTCCAGAGTGCAAAG ACATTAAATGTCCCTATCCCAGAGTACAATATGCCCAAATGACAAGAGGGATTAGAATTCCACTTGAGTTTGGCGACTCTGTGACATTTGTCTGCTTCAGGGGCATGGTGATGAATGGACCAGGCACTGTCACATGCAGCCTGGACGGGACATGGACTCCTGCCCTTCCCATATGTCAAT ATCGGTATTACTGA
- the LOC112069750 gene encoding C4b-binding protein isoform X3 gives MNLVYNVVFFLSLALHSSAQVPSKCGAPSSYPHTQFEDIYMKPKKGIFSHGEKVRYRCAEGYTQNSGIRSIKCQDGKWTQLTMKCEKKNCGSAGELFNGYFHYMGTLLGDKAYALCNEGFTMKGMEYRICKDSGWSGEIPTCEEGGEPQVVQAEVTCPAPSVANSVKLSETVSVYRVRDSVTLVCSEGFLLTGAQQLTCGPDGQWQPELPLCLPSVGEITCNAPKEKRERLINGLKPVYRSGDSLSFSCKDLYYLDGSNTVTCGVKGKWTPSLPQCTQIKCPILNITNGSPSIKRRRPGSDVTISCSKGNLLKGSAHIKCSRSGEWMEEIPQCVPEGGEPQVVQAEVTCPAPSVANSVKLSETVSVYRVKDSVTLACSEGFLLTGAQKLTCGPDGQWQPELPLCLPFNDIIESPKPDGRCGVPPYLSNAHLSDCCRAQADFGPGHQVRYSCALGYMRVRGTYYSTCVSGRWTPVTLRCERKSCGSAGEMSFGHFVYTGAEFGDTATGVCNEGGMVMNGPGTVTCSLDGTWTPALPICQYRYY, from the exons ATGAATCTGGTTTATAATGTCGTGTTCTTCTTATCACTTGCCCTACATTCCTCAG CTCAAGTTCCATCGAAATGTGGTGCGCCGTCGTCCTATCCACACACGCAATTCGAGGACATATACATGAAACCGAAAAAGGGTATATTCAGCCATGGAGAAAAAGTCCGCTACAGATGCGCCGAGGGCTACACTCAGAACAGTGGCATTCGCTCTATCAAGTGTCAAGATGGAAAATGGACACAGTTAACCATGAAGTGTGAAA AGAAGAACTGTGGATCTGCTGGGGAGTTATTCAATGGATACTTTCATTATATGGGGACTTTGTTGGGGGACAAGGCATATGCACTATGCAATGAGGG GTTTACAATGAAGGGGATGGAATACAGAATATGTAAGGACTCTGGCTGGAGTGGAGAGATTCCCACGTGTGAAG AGGGAGGTGAACCACAAGTTGTTCAAGCAGAAGTGACCTGCCCTGCTCCTTCAGTGGCCAACAGTGTGAAGCTGAGTGAGACTGTCTCAGTGTACAGGGTCAGAGACTCAGTGACCTTGGTCTGCTCTGAGGGTTTCCTCCTGACTGGAGCCCAGCAGCTCACCTGTGGACCAGACGGCCAGTGGCAGCCCGAGCTCCCACTTTGTCTGCCCTCTGTCGGAG AGATCACTTGCAATGCCCccaaggaaaagagggagaggttgATCAATGGGTTGAAGCCAGTTTATAGATCTGGAGATTCTTTGTCTTTTTCCTGCAAGGACCTTTATTATTTGGATGGATCAAACACTGTCACATGTGGGGTTAAAGGAAAATGGACTCCTTCTCTTCCACAGTGCACAC AGATTAAGTGCCCTATATTAAACATAACAAATGGTAGCCCATCCATCAAGCGTAGAAGACCTGGATCAGATGTAACCATTTCCTGCTCTAAAGGAAACCTGCTAAAAGGTTCTGCCCACATAAAATGTTCAAGATCTGGGGAATGGATGGAGGAGATTCCACAATGTGTGCCAG AGGGAGGTGAACCACAAGTTGTTCAAGCAGAAGTGACCTGCCCTGCTCCTTCAGTGGCCAACAGTGTGAAGCTGAGTGAGACTGTCTCAGTGTACAGGGTCAAAGACTCAGTGACCTTGGCCTGCTCCGAGGGCTTCCTCCTGACTGGAGCCCAGAAGCTCACCTGTGGACCAGACGGCCAGTGGCAGCCCGAGCTCCCACTTTGTCTGCCCTTTAATGATATAATTGAAAGCCCCAAGCCTGATG GCAGATGTGGAGTGCCACCGTACCTCTCCAACGCACACCTTTCTGACTGCTGTAGAGCACAGGCAGATTTTGGTCCTGGTCACCAGGTCAGGTACAGTTGTGCCTTGGGATACATGAGAGTAagaggcacttactatagtaccTGCGTCAGTGGGAGGTGGACGCCAGTAACTCTGAGATGTGAAC GCAAATCATGTGGATCAGCTGGAGAGATGTCTTTTGGTCATTTCGTCTATACCGGTGCAGAGTTTGGAGATACAGCCACAGGGGTTTGTAATGAAGG GGGCATGGTGATGAATGGACCAGGCACTGTCACATGCAGCCTGGACGGGACATGGACTCCTGCCCTTCCCATATGTCAAT ATCGGTATTACTGA
- the LOC112069750 gene encoding C4b-binding protein isoform X2: MNLVYNVVFFLSLALHSSAQVPSKCGAPSSYPHTQFEDIYMKPKKGIFSHGEKVRYRCAEGYTQNSGIRSIKCQDGKWTQLTMKCEKKNCGSAGELFNGYFHYMGTLLGDKAYALCNEGFTMKGMEYRICKDSGWSGEIPTCEEGGEPQVVQAEVTCPAPSVANSVKLSETVSVYRVRDSVTLVCSEGFLLTGAQQLTCGPDGQWQPELPLCLPSVGEITCNAPKEKRERLINGLKPVYRSGDSLSFSCKDLYYLDGSNTVTCGVKGKWTPSLPQCTQIKCPILNITNGSPSIKRRRPGSDVTISCSKGNLLKGSAHIKCSRSGEWMEEIPQCVPEGGEPQVVQAEVTCPAPSVANSVKLSETVSVYRVKDSVTLACSEGFLLTGAQKLTCGPDGQWQPELPLCLPFNDIIESPKPDGRCGVPPYLSNAHLSDCCRAQADFGPGHQVRYSCALGYMRVRGTYYSTCVSGRWTPVTLRCERKSCGSAGEMSFGHFVYTGAEFGDTATGVCNEGYQLVGQNVRNCMNDGWDGRVPVCEAVQCAKLPEVVNGELNGHLEPPYVYSTVIGYRCRVGKLIGTSELYCTKDGTWSAPPPECKGAW, encoded by the exons ATGAATCTGGTTTATAATGTCGTGTTCTTCTTATCACTTGCCCTACATTCCTCAG CTCAAGTTCCATCGAAATGTGGTGCGCCGTCGTCCTATCCACACACGCAATTCGAGGACATATACATGAAACCGAAAAAGGGTATATTCAGCCATGGAGAAAAAGTCCGCTACAGATGCGCCGAGGGCTACACTCAGAACAGTGGCATTCGCTCTATCAAGTGTCAAGATGGAAAATGGACACAGTTAACCATGAAGTGTGAAA AGAAGAACTGTGGATCTGCTGGGGAGTTATTCAATGGATACTTTCATTATATGGGGACTTTGTTGGGGGACAAGGCATATGCACTATGCAATGAGGG GTTTACAATGAAGGGGATGGAATACAGAATATGTAAGGACTCTGGCTGGAGTGGAGAGATTCCCACGTGTGAAG AGGGAGGTGAACCACAAGTTGTTCAAGCAGAAGTGACCTGCCCTGCTCCTTCAGTGGCCAACAGTGTGAAGCTGAGTGAGACTGTCTCAGTGTACAGGGTCAGAGACTCAGTGACCTTGGTCTGCTCTGAGGGTTTCCTCCTGACTGGAGCCCAGCAGCTCACCTGTGGACCAGACGGCCAGTGGCAGCCCGAGCTCCCACTTTGTCTGCCCTCTGTCGGAG AGATCACTTGCAATGCCCccaaggaaaagagggagaggttgATCAATGGGTTGAAGCCAGTTTATAGATCTGGAGATTCTTTGTCTTTTTCCTGCAAGGACCTTTATTATTTGGATGGATCAAACACTGTCACATGTGGGGTTAAAGGAAAATGGACTCCTTCTCTTCCACAGTGCACAC AGATTAAGTGCCCTATATTAAACATAACAAATGGTAGCCCATCCATCAAGCGTAGAAGACCTGGATCAGATGTAACCATTTCCTGCTCTAAAGGAAACCTGCTAAAAGGTTCTGCCCACATAAAATGTTCAAGATCTGGGGAATGGATGGAGGAGATTCCACAATGTGTGCCAG AGGGAGGTGAACCACAAGTTGTTCAAGCAGAAGTGACCTGCCCTGCTCCTTCAGTGGCCAACAGTGTGAAGCTGAGTGAGACTGTCTCAGTGTACAGGGTCAAAGACTCAGTGACCTTGGCCTGCTCCGAGGGCTTCCTCCTGACTGGAGCCCAGAAGCTCACCTGTGGACCAGACGGCCAGTGGCAGCCCGAGCTCCCACTTTGTCTGCCCTTTAATGATATAATTGAAAGCCCCAAGCCTGATG GCAGATGTGGAGTGCCACCGTACCTCTCCAACGCACACCTTTCTGACTGCTGTAGAGCACAGGCAGATTTTGGTCCTGGTCACCAGGTCAGGTACAGTTGTGCCTTGGGATACATGAGAGTAagaggcacttactatagtaccTGCGTCAGTGGGAGGTGGACGCCAGTAACTCTGAGATGTGAAC GCAAATCATGTGGATCAGCTGGAGAGATGTCTTTTGGTCATTTCGTCTATACCGGTGCAGAGTTTGGAGATACAGCCACAGGGGTTTGTAATGAAGG GTATCAGCTGGTTGGACAGAATGTAAGAAATTGCATGAATGATGGCTGGGATGGGCGTGTTCCTGTCTGTGAAG CTGTACAGTGTGCTAAACTTCCTGAGGTGGTAAATGGAGAGCTAAATGGCCATTTGGAACCACCTTACGTTTACAGCACTGTAATTGGCTATCGGTGTCGCGTAGGGAAACTGATTGGAACGAGTGAGCTCTACTGTACCAAAGATGGGACATGGAGTGCGCCACCTCCAGAGTGCAAAG GGGCATGGTGA